The nucleotide sequence GGGGCGAGTCGGATGATCAAATACACCCCGGCTTTCACCATGGCGGCGGAGTGCAGCAGCGCGGATACCGGCGTTGGCGCCACCATCGCGCCCAACAGCCAGGACGAGAAAGGTAACTGAGCAGACTTGGTCAGACCGGCGACGCAAAGCAGCGCCACCGCGCCCAGAATGGCGGGCGAATGGTTGGCGACCAGCAGGTCCAATTCAATTTTTCCGGTTTGCTTGTGGAACAACACGATTCCCACCGCAAAGGCCAGACCGCCGATCAAATTCAGAACCAAGGCGCGCAGGGAGTTGTTGCGCGAGACTTCATCCCCTTTGTAGCCAATCAGCAGGAAGGAGCAAAGCGTGGTGATTTCCCAGAAAAAGAACAGCCACAGCAGATTATTGGAGAATACCACGCCAAACATGGCGCCCATGAAAATTAACAGAAGTCCAAAGAACAAGGGGCGACGGTCCTTCACCTCCGGGTGATGCTGCTCATGAAACTCCTTCATGTAGTCAGTCGCGTAAAAGCAGATGGCACCGCCCACCAGGCTGATGATCAAGGCCATGATGATGGAGAATTTGTCCACCATCAGGTTGCGCGTCACTTCGAGGTGCCCTTCATTGGCGAATTCAAACCACACCAACAGCGCGGTTTGTACCAGTGCCAGCAGCGCAATCAGCGGGCGTTTGGAGCGCAGCCCCACCACGATGATGAATAGGGCCATGGCCAGTTCCAACCCCATCATGGTCATGCTGGCGGCATGGCCGGACACAGGGAACACCGTTTGGTCACCGGGAAAATAATGGACCGCCAGCGCCAGCGCGCCAGCCGCCAGCGCCGCCACCATTAGCGTGACCACCAAAGACCGGACCTTGTCCGACTTTACAATAAATAATCCCACCCCCGTTAGGAGGGGCAGGATGATCATCAATGAAATGAGCCCCATAAAATTAAGACTAAAAATAACAAACTTAAAATTACCAATGGAGTCGAAGATAACTTCCAACCAACATTAGTCAAGCTGAAGAATAAACGTCTGTATTTAGAACATATAAGCAATACTGAACAACTCGAAAACGGTTGGCATCGCAGCAGAACGGTGGAACTTGCGACATTGTACAAAAGAAAGCCTTATTTACGGTGTTTTACTGGTGTTTTTACGTCTTGCTTATATCATGACAAAACACGTTGTCATTAGGAATACCTTAAATTGCTGCGTCCATATAGCCATATTTCGACCTAAGCAATGACAATTTATGCAAAGAGAATGCCAATTGTGTGAAAAGAGACCGCTCGTCCATTGGACCCATTCCATTGGTGTTTGAAGCCATGCCACTATTCGGTGCTGTTACCTAGATGGTCCGGACCCGTCCGCCAATGACGCGGACGCGCGCGAATCAGCGCCTTTGTAATTCGCGCTCATTAAGTTGTTTCGCGGGCCCGATTGCCGTTTTCGGTCCCCGGACCTGTGCTCCGTTCATGCATCGGCACTTAAAAAATATCCCTTTTGGACTTGCGTGTCATAAGAAAATAAGGTTTAATGTCAGCACTGAAACAAAGTAGAGAGACACAATATGCTAGTCTATGCCATCTGTTTGGTGGTGGGGTTGTTATTCACCGTATTTTCGGCTGTCTTTGGTCATTTCTTCGGTGGCCATGACGGGGACGCCAGCGGCGTGGGCACGGGCGGGCACGCGGAGGCGGGCTACGATCATTCTGGCATTCCGGGAATTTCCTTCTTCAGCCCCACAGTTTTAGCGGCGTTTGTCACGGCGTTTGGCGGATTGGGGATTGTGTTCACCTCGATGGAGGCGACTCAGAGCCCTTGGGTCAGCGCACCATTGGCGGGCCTGGGGGCGGGTGGGATCGCCACGTTGGTGATGTGGTTGTTCAATTCGGTACTGCAAAAAGTGCAGGGATCCAGTGAATCCCACGTTAACCGGTTGGCTGGCTGTGAAGCCTCGGTTATCTCCCCCATCCCGGCCAACGGCACTGGCGAGATTGCTTATGTGCAAGGCGGTTCCCGCTACAACGCGCCAGCGCGGACCGAGGATGGCACGGCCATCAGTGGCGGTCAGACGGTGACCATCACACGGGTGGTAGGGACTCAATTTTTTGTGGCAGTGAAACATTAACCAAAACTCAACTATGACTAACCTGATATTGTTCGCGGAAATTCCGTGGGTGCCGATCGCGCTGGTGGCTGGCGCGATCATGTTTGTAATCTTCATTTTCCTGGCGATTTTTGCCAGTCGCTTCACGAAGGTGGGGCCCAACGAGGTGCTGATCGTTTCCGGCCGCAAGTACCAGTTGGATGATGGCTCGACCATCGGCTTCCGCGTGGTGAAGGGCGGCGGCACCATTGTGTGGCCAGTCTTGGAAAAGGTGGATATTCTCTCGCTGGAGTTGCTCACCATTGATGTGCAGACGCCTGAGGTCTATACCAGCAAAGGCGTGCCAGTCAAAGTGGACGGCGTGGCGCAGATCAAGGTCAAAGGCGACGACATCTCCATCCGCACCGCCGCCGAACAATTTCTCAGCAAAGGCGTGGATGACATTAAGAACATCGCCACCCAAACGATGGAAGGTCACCTGCGCGCCATTCTCGGCACCATGACGGTGGAAGACATTTACCAGAACCGCGACGCCTTCGCCTCGAAGGTGCAGGAAGTCGCCGCCGGCGACATGGCGAACATGGGGTTGCAAATCGTCAGCTTCACCATTCGTGACATCCGCGACAACCAAGGTTACCTGGAAGCCCTCGGCAAGCCGCGTATCGCCCAGGTGAAACGCGACGCGCAGATCGCCCAAGCCGAGGCGGACCGCGACGCCATGGTCAAATCCTCCCAAGCCCAGCAGTCCGGGCAGGAAGCCAAGTTCCAGGCCGACTCCAAGATTGCCGAGGCGCAACGCGATTATCAATCGAACGTGGCCAGTTATCAGGCGACCGTCAACCAGAAGAAAGCCGAATCTGACCTCGCTTACGATTTGCAGAAATTCAAGACCGGCCAGCTCGTCAAGGCGGAAGAAATCCAGGTCACCATTATTGAAAAGCAGAAACAGATCGAGCTGCAACAGCAGGAAATTCTACGCCGGGAGCGCGAATTGCAGGCCACCGTGCAAAAGCCCGCCGAAGCCGAGCGGTTCAAGGTGGAAACTCTGGCTAATGCCAAAAAGTTCCAGTTGGAAACCGAAGCCGCCGGTGCGGCGTCCGCTGCGAAGCAGACCGGTTTTGCGCAGGCCGAAGTGGTGAAGGCCACCGGTATCGCGGAAGCCGAGGCGCATAAAGCCAAAGGGTTGGCTGAAGCCGCCGTTATCGAGGCGCAAGGCAAAGCCCAAGCCGAAGCCATGCGTCTGAAGGCTGAATCCTTCAAGCAATACAACGAAGCGGCGGTCGTGGAAATGATCGTGCGCGTGCTGCCAGAAGTGGCGGGCAAGATCAGCGAACCGCTCTCCAAGACCGAGAAGATCGTCATCATCAACAGCGGCAATGGCCCCGGCGGCGGCGCCAGCAAGTTGACGGGCGACGTCACCCAGATTATCGCCCAGTTGCCACCCGTC is from Verrucomicrobiota bacterium and encodes:
- a CDS encoding SPFH domain-containing protein; translated protein: MTNLILFAEIPWVPIALVAGAIMFVIFIFLAIFASRFTKVGPNEVLIVSGRKYQLDDGSTIGFRVVKGGGTIVWPVLEKVDILSLELLTIDVQTPEVYTSKGVPVKVDGVAQIKVKGDDISIRTAAEQFLSKGVDDIKNIATQTMEGHLRAILGTMTVEDIYQNRDAFASKVQEVAAGDMANMGLQIVSFTIRDIRDNQGYLEALGKPRIAQVKRDAQIAQAEADRDAMVKSSQAQQSGQEAKFQADSKIAEAQRDYQSNVASYQATVNQKKAESDLAYDLQKFKTGQLVKAEEIQVTIIEKQKQIELQQQEILRRERELQATVQKPAEAERFKVETLANAKKFQLETEAAGAASAAKQTGFAQAEVVKATGIAEAEAHKAKGLAEAAVIEAQGKAQAEAMRLKAESFKQYNEAAVVEMIVRVLPEVAGKISEPLSKTEKIVIINSGNGPGGGASKLTGDVTQIIAQLPPVVESLTGIKFEKLLAQVPALRNAMEQTKKE